Part of the Planctomycetia bacterium genome, ATGTCGACATTGGGCCGGTAAAACTGGCCGCTGCGGGTCAATTCCGCTCGAGAGAGCGGCTCGTCAGCGGATGTCTGTTGCGTGTTTTCCACGGACATGTGGCTGCTCCTGAGAAAGTTATGTGGGATGGAACTGCGGCGGAGGCAAGCGCTCAGCCGGCGTGAATGGCGATTTTCCGCGGGCGCGCGGCTTCGGCCTTGGGCAGTTTGATTTGCAACACGCCTTCGCGCAGCGAAGCTTCGACCGCGTCGGCGTTGACTTCCGTCGGCAGTTTCAAATGCCGCGTGAAATCCCCGACGGTGCGCTCGCGTCGATGGTACGTCACTTCCTCGTCAGCGGCGCTCTGCCGAGCGCCTTTGAGCGTCAGGTCGCGTCCGACGACGGCGATATCGAGATCCTTGGCGTCCAAGCCGGGCAATTCCGCCTCGACAAAAACGGCGTCGGGCGTTTCCCAGACATTCAGCGCCGGAAAGCCGCGCCGGCTGGCAAACGAAGGCGTGGGGAATTGCGACAGGCCTCCCATGAAATCGTTAAACAGGCGGTCAACTTCGTCGCGGAGTTGACCGAGCGGCTGCGAAAGCACACGTCGACCGTTCATGAATCGATCCTCCCAAGACATTGTTTTGGTCCGCGCGAGTTGAGCGTCCCCGCAGTGAGTTCGCGGATGGAGCGCGACTATCACTGGAAAACCAAATTGCAAAGTCCGTGCCAAGTGCGTCGCAATGCCGTGGCGTCGACGTAAGTCGAATGGAGAACGCATGCAACGGCAAGAAGTGGTATGCGCAGCGTTGCTGCCAAATTGGCAACCGAGAAAGGAAATCGCCGCACAATCCGCACGAAACGTCGCGGGCGGCGAAGGCCGCGCTAGTGAGAGACTAGCGGCGGCATCTTGAGCAAGGCGTCCGCGGAATCGAGCGGCGCGGCCAGGGCCAGTTTCGCGGCATGGCGCGGGTTCACCAGGAATTCGTCGATGTCTTCGCCGTAGCGAATCGAGAAGGCCTCATCCAATCGCGACTTTTTCGAAGCGATGGCGCCGAACCAATCGGCCAGCATCCGCTCGATGAGCGGAAAGGTCATCAACGACTCGGCCATGCCCCGATCGACGAAGAACTCGAAGTCGCCGCGTTCGGCCCGTTTCGTCAACTCTTCGTAAAGCACGTCGAAGCCAGCGCCAAAGACCGCGTACGATTTGGCGAACTCATACTTGTTGCTTGTGTTCGCCAACAGCGCGTCAGCCTGAAGCCGTTCCAGCGCGAAGCACAGGTTGCGCCACTCGGAACGCAGCGATTCCTGCTCCGGCGGGAACGGCGGTGATTTGAGCAATGATGGGCGGCTTGACATGGGGGTTGACCCCGCCAGGAATCGGCGTAGCGCCCGAACCCTGGACTGCGGACTTGTCGAAACGATGTGAATGCCCCAATCCTGATATTTCTATTCTGCTCCGCCAATGTCATTTATGTCAGCAAACCGCGCCAAGTCAATCACTTTGGCCGAATCTAAGGCTTCGCTAACAATCCGCTAGCAATTCCTAGTCGCCGCCACGCTGAGAAGTTCGCCAAACATCCACCTAAGTTATGGATGTCATGGAGCTTATGCGGAGATACGGCGTTCTAGCGAGACTTTCGGTTTGGCAGGCAAACCGACTTGGAAAAGGCGAGCCAGATTGTGATGGAGACAGCCAGAAGAGACATCGTGCCCGGTTCCGGCACATAGGCATACGGCGCCGCGAAACCGAAGTCGTTGCGGATGGCATTCAGGTCTTCGATCCCCACGCGACCGTCGAACGGATAGGTATCGCCCAAGACATGAAACCCCATGCTTCCAAAATTGTTGCGGACGTTGTTCAGGTCGGCGATATCGACCCGATTGTCGCCATTGGTGTCGCCCGGGACCGGCAATGGGGTGAACGTACGCCATGCCAAGGAGAAAGGCTCGTCGTCGCCGGATCCTTCGACGATCAGGCGCGACACGCGGAGTGAATACGCGCCCGGTTCGTCGAGACGCCAAAACAGGTGCTCGACATTGTCCACAAGGCTGCCCGATGTGACGATCGGAACGCCGTCGCGCAACAACGTGAGATCCAGATTGTCGAGCACCGCGGACACAGCAAAGGAATCCGCGGCGTCGACCAATTCGTTGCCGTTCAGGTCGATTCGTCGCACGTGACGCGCCCAGGTCAATGTCGCAGCGACGTGGTTACCGGCGGAAAATAAATCGGGCAAAGCGTAGTCTAAAGCGCTTTCGCCGGTGATGACGTTCAAATCCCAGCCGATCTCCGGCACTGCGCCAGGCGCGAATTGCCCCGCCTGGTATTGATCCGCCAGCATGGCGCCGTCGATTTGTCCGGCGCCGCTGTCGCGGTCGAGCGGCTCGGCAATGCGCCATGCCTCGCCGTCTGGCACACGCCCCGTTTGCCAGGAATTTCCTAGGCGTCCGTAAACTTTTTCGGCGCTGTTCAGCAACGTGCTGCGGACCACCAAGGGACTGACGCTCAGTCCGTTCGTGCCGCCGTACTCCAATTGTTGGGCAATCAAACCAGTGACATGCGGCGTGGCGAAACTGCAGCCAGACTGGCTGCGATAGTCGTCGGCGTCGCTCATCAGCACTTCCCAATCGTCGTTCAACGTCGTGATGGCATTGCCAGGCGCGACGAGATCTGGCTTGCTGCGGCCGTCGGACGTAGGGCCATGCGCGCTGTCGGTATCTACGCGACCATATTCATATCCGAAATTGCGTGTGGTGCGACCAACGGAAAGCACGTTGAAGGCCGCGCCCGGGGTCCGGGGCGAGGTATTGCCGTTCGCCGCCTGGCTGATATTTCCGACGCACGCCGCGACCGGAACCTGGAGCTCGTAGGCGACCCAATCGGCGACGAGGTCCAGCCGTGAATTGCCATGCGAATTGGCGCTGGATAGGTTTAGGCTCAGATTGAGCACGTCGGCGCCATTGGCGACGGCAAAGCCGATCCCGTTGATGATCCAATCGCTCGATTGAAACGTGTTGTGGCTATCCAAGACCCGACTATTGATGAAGCGTGCGTCGGGCGCAAGTCCCGTGAACACGTTGTCACTACTGAGGATGACGCCCGCGACAGAAGTTCCATGGCCGAAGACGTCGTCGGCCGACTGCGATGGTTCCGTGCGGACAAAATTCGCTTCGGCGACCAGCCGCGGTTGCCCTAAGCTGTCCCAGCCGGCAAGCGCCGGATGCGTGACATCCATGCCGGAGTCGATGACGCCCACGATAATGCCCGTCCCATCGCCCAGTCGCGTGCGCGATTCGTCGCCATGCACGCGGCGGACGCTCTCATCCAGCGCAAAGGCCGTACGGGCGCCATTGCCGGCGAGCACGAACGCGCCGAGCAGAACCGCGAGCTGTCGGACAACGGACTGACGTGCAGCGCCCGCGGGGAGTGCTTCGCCGTTGGAATTCCTCATGAAGCTACATCAGGGCGGTTGAATTCAAGTTTTCTCAACTTCTCATTTTACTGCCGTTGGGGGGAAACCGAAACAATTTGGTGGGAGCATTCTGATCGGCAGGCCATTGGCGCACGTCGGCGAACTCCGAAAATGATGGTCCCGCCTCAGGAACAGGACGCAACTCCACTTTGTACGCGTCCGCGCTGCGCCGCCCCCGGCACGATTGCGCACTGAAGTATCTCCCCCCGGATTCGATAAGATGCCCGCCCGGACGCCACGTTTTCTTTATTTTGACCTCGGCAATGTGTTGTTGCACTTCGACCATGCGCTGGCATCACGGCAAATGGCCGCGGTCGCGGGCGTCGCGCCGGAGCGCATCTGGGAAGTGGTTTACGAAACTGGTTTGTTTCTGCGTCGCGAAACGCGTGAGCTCTCCGACGAGGCGTATTACGAACTGATTTGCCAACAGATCGGTTGCCGCCCGGATTCGGTCGCGCTCGAACATGCCGGTTGCGACATCTTCCGCAGCAATCTGACGATGATCCCGGTGATCTCCCAGCTCAAGGCAGCCGGACAACGGCTAGGCATGTTGTCCAATACGTGCAGCGCTCATTTCAAGTTCTTTGCTTCCGGGCGATTTCAGATGATTCCTGAAGCCTTCGAAGTGGTCGTCACAAGCTTCGACGAGGGCGTGATGAAGCCCGATCGCCGCATCTATGAGATCGCCGCCGCCCGCGCGGGCGTCTCGCCCGAGGAGATATTCTTCGCTGACGACATGCCGGCCAATGTGGAGGGCGCCCGCGCCGCGGGCATCGATGCGGTGCAGTACACGGACACGCCGGCGCTCCTGCGCGATCTCCGGGCGCGTGGACTTAGGTTCAACGACTAACAATTGCTGGGTTTCGCGGAGCGGGGCCGGCGTCGCCTGCCGGTGACGAATACGCTATCCTGTCGGGCATGAATCCCCCTGATGCATTGCCGCGCAGCCCGGAGTTAATGTCCCGCCACGATACGGGGTTGCTGGTCGTTGATGTGCAGGAAAAACTGATTCGCCTGATCCCCGGACACGAGCGCATCGTGTTCAATATTCGCCGCTTGCTCGACGGCGCAAAGATTCTTGGCGTGCCGGCCACGGGCACCGAGCAATATCCGCAAGGCTTGGGACCAACCGTCGCCGAACTGGCCGGCCGCCTGGGAAAAATCCCCGGCAAAGTCGCCTTCAGTTGCGGCGAATGCCCGACAGCGCTCCAAGAATGGTCGGAGCGCGGCATTCGCAAGTTGCTGGTCGTGGGCATTGAGACCCACGTTTGCATTCAGCAAACAGTGCTGGACTTGATCGCCGCCGGATACCGCGTGTACGTGGCCGTCGACGCCGTCGGCGCGCGGGGGGCGATCGATCATGACACCGGGTTGCGACGCCTGGAACTTGCCGGCGCTACGCTCACCACGGTCGAAGCGGCGCTGTTCGAGTGGTGCGAGCGCGCCGGCAGCCCGGAGTTCAAACAAATCAGCGCGCTAGTGAAAGAGCCACTGAGTTAATGTCGCCTTTCGCTCCGCGAAAGGGCGCGCTTTCGCGGAGCGAAAGGCGACTTTGATTCATCGAAGCTGTACAACGAAAACGACTTCTTTAAGAAAAGCCATGTCGCAATTGCCACTGCCGCTGAATCCACCTGTCCGAACACTCATGGGCCCCGGGCCCAGCGCGATTCACCCGCGCGTCTTGGCCGCTCTCTCCGCGCCCACGGTCGGCCACCTCGATCCGTACTACCTGCAACTCATGAACGAGATGCAGGACATGCTGCGGCAGGTGTTTCGCACTGAGAACCCGTTGACGATGGCGGTTAGCGCCACCGGTTCGGCCGGCATGGAAAGCGCCGTCGTCAACCTGATCGAGCCGGGCGATCGCATGGTCGTTTGCGTCAACGGCGTGTTCGGCGCGCGGATGGCGGACGTTGCCGGCCGAGCCGGCGCCCAGGTGACACGAATCGACCGGCCGTGGGGCCAGGTATTCTCCCCGGACGACTTGAAAGACACGCTCGCCAAGGCCAAGCCGAAAGTGGTCGGCATCGTGATGGCGGAGACCTCGACCGGCGCGTGGCAGCCGATTCCGGAAATCGCCAAGCTCGTCCACGACTCAGGCGCGATGCTGATCGTCGACGCCGTCACGGCGCTCGGCGGCGTGCCGATTGAAGTCGACGCCTGGAACATCGACGTCATCTATTCCGGCAGCCAGAAGTGCCTGAGCTGCCCGCCGGGGTTGGCGCCGATCTCGTTCAATCCGCGGGCGATGGAAACGATCCTGGCCCGAAAAACGAAAGTGCAGAGCTGGTACCTCGACGTGACGATGCTTGCGCAATACTGGGGAAGCGAGCGGGTCTACCACCACACCGCGCCGATCAACATGACCTACGGCCTGCATGAGGCGTTGCGACTGGTCCTGGAGGAAGGGCTCGACGCGAGTTTCGCGCGGCATGCGCTGCAGCATCGCGCGCTCAAGGCCGGGCTGGCGGCGATTGGCATTCGCTATGCCGCGCAAGAAGGGCATCAACTTCCGCAATTGAACGCCGTGTTTGTGCCCGAGGGCGTCAATGACGCCGCGGTTCGAAACGGGCTCTTGAATCGCTTCGGCATTGAAATCGGCGGCGGCCTCGGCGATTTCAAAGGCAAGGCCTGGCGCATCGGATTGATGGGCTATGGGGCGCGGAGCGCGAACGTGCTGCTGTTCCTCGCAGCGCTGGAGCAATTGCTCGCGGAACAAGGATACAAGTTCGACCACGGCGCCTCGATCGCGGCGGCGAACGCGGTCTACGCGGGTTGACGCGACGGGTCAGTGGTAGGAGCGAATCGCCGTCAGCGCGCAGACTGCATAAGCGCGCCGTGCGGAGAGCTGCCAGCGCCAAGGGCGGACCATTTTTACGTTGGTCCAGGACGGGGCGATTTCCGGATCGTTCGTCAGAGCTCGCCGGAGGACAAGCGGATTCACGCCGGTAAAAAAATTGCCGGCATGCAACCAGTTCCTGGCGGCGGAGGGAATGTCTGCCGCAGGGAGCGTCAGTAACTTGGGGCAAGTATCCGAGGAGACGAAGTCGGTAACCAACAACATTGCGCCGCCCGGGCGCAATTGCTCGGCAAGCAACCGCAGATGTCGCTGCCGGACCGCTTGAATCAGGTCGAGCAACCGCGGATGGTCCGGTCCCAAGGCTCGTGCCGCCTGGTCGACGAGTTGCGAAAGCAGGCAGAGCGAAGCGATGACATCGTAGTCCGCTCGAGGCAGTTCGATGGGCGTTGATGTCGCCGCGTGAATTAGGGCCTGCACGTCCGCCGTGGACGGGAGCGCGCTCAATAGCCCGGAAAGATCGATAGGGCCGATCGCTCGAATGGCTGGCTCGGAAGCGAGGGATTGATGCTCCAATCCGCGACGCATGGCTTCTGCGTCGCAGTCGACGAGGTCGATGCCAGCGAATCGCGGTAGCAACCATCGCAGTTCGACGTCATTGAGATTTCCCGCGCCGAACACACAGAGCGAGCGATCACGGGAGTCGTCGCCGAGCTGGGCGAGTTGCTCGGTGACGATGGCCCGATGCTCTGCGTACAGCGACCATGCCTCGGCAGTGGCGCGGTTGCGTTGCCGTTCGATCTCCAGCGGCGAGTTGGGCTCCGGCGGGATCATGTTTTGTTCGCGGGAAGTCGTGCGGCGTTCGGACGATCGAATGTGAACAGCAGCCGTGCCAACCAAGAGGGCGGCAAATCTCCGATGAGGGGACGAGGCTCGCGACCGGCGGCGCGTAACATTGCCGCCGCCGCCAAGTAACCGCTCCGGACCGCGCCTTCCATCGTGGCTGGCCAGCCGGTTTGCGTCCAGTCGCCGGCCAGATAGAGTCCGTCGATGGGCGTGATCGCGGGCAGACGATGCTTTTCCGAGCCCGGCCGCACGGAAAAGACCGCCTGCGGATCAGTCACGAGTCGGCTTTCGAGCAACGTCGCCGTGCGACTGTCCGGAAACACGGCATGCAGGTCGTCGAGAATCTGTCGTCGTACGTCGTCCCTGCTGCGCTGAGCAAGTTCATGCGAACCGCTGATCACCACCTGAACATAATTGTGCGGCGCGGCGCTATCGGGGACGGTCTCGCTGCGATGCTGAAAAACCCACTGACACAAGCGATCGATGAGCACGGCGTGCGGCAATTCGGTGATGGGGCGGTCGAACCACAGATGTGCGCTGGTGATTGGTGATGGCAGTAACTCCTTCGCCAATGCGAGAGCGGGCCAAGCGGCGGCGATTTCCGCCGGAAGCAATTGCGCGAGCCGACGCCACGGAACCGCTACGACGCAGGCATCGAAAACGCGCGGCGAGGCGTCGCCGAATTCGAGCGCCGTGAATCGCTTATCTTCCACGCGCACTTGCCTGATCGGCACGGAGCGATGAATTGTTACGTCGCGCGAACAGAGCCAGGCTCCTACGCGGGCATCAAAGATTTCCCGGAGCGGGACGCGTGGGACACGGAGTTTCCAGGCCGCGGCGGAGCGCATAAAACCATCGAGAAAGACTTGCCGCGCCGGGCCGAGCGCCGCGTTCTCCAAGGTCTCGCCGAGGGCGCTGACCAGGACCGTGGCGAAAAAACGTCGCGTCAGTTCCAGCGACGCGTGATTCCCGGCCAGCCACGCAGCCACGGTCGGTTCCAACGCGCCATTGCCGGGTTCCCAGGCCGCCAGCCGCATCAGCAGACGCGCGGCATGCAGGCGATCCGGGAAGGAAAGAAAATCCAAACGCAGCAAGCCCGGCAACAAATGTAACGGCGCGGGCAGGCCGGCAGTCGCCGAGAAATCGAAGCGCTTTCCATCCGGGCCAATGAAATGCAGCGTGTCGTCTTCGCGGAACAGTTCGTCGACCTGTGTGGTTCGGCAAAAATGTGCTAACTGCGTGCAACAGCCCATGCTGACGTGCTGGCAGTAGTCGACTTGCTGACCAGCGTCGCCATCTTCGAACGACGCCGCGCGCCCGCCGAGTTGTCGTCGGGCCTCGAAGAGTTCGACCGCGCAGCCAGCTTCCAGCAAAGCGACGGCGGCAGCCAGTCCGGCGAGCCCGCCGCCGACGATCGCCACACGTAGAGTCGAGTCGTTCATTGCGCGAGCGACTCCATTAGAGGTTGGTTGCGAAGTGCGGACGCGGCGATCCACAATCGTCGCGCGCGGCCGAGGCGGATGCGTCGGGAAAAGACATCGCCTTGCCGGCGCTCGATCTCGTGCAACAACTCTCGATAGGTCCGCCACATCGCGCTGTAGACGGCGCGGCTGTCGTCCGGTAACCAGCGCTGGAGCGCCGCCGCATCGACGAACGCCTCGCGGGCGCGTTCCGTCTGCGATTGCACCAGGCGCAACAAGTTGTCGTTTAGTGCGCCAGCCAGCAAGTTTTGCTCAGTACAACCGGCGGCGGCGAGATCATCTTGCGGGAGATACACGCGTCCTTGCGCAGCGTCTTCGCGCAGGTCGCGCAGAATGTTGGTGAGTTGAAACGCTTCGCCGCAGCGAATGGCGGCGGACTGCGCCTCGGGCCGATCGCCGCCCCAGATCGCCAGGCAAGCCAGCCCGACCGCGCCGGCGACAAGATAGCAGTATTGCTGCAACTCGGTCCACGTTTGATAACGTTTTGGCGTGAGGTCCATCGCGACGCCGTCGAGGATTTCTTCCAAGCGCAGACGAGGAATGGCGTAACGATCCAGCGTATCGAAAAGCGCCGGTAATTCCGGTGTCGCTGGCGTGCCGTGACGCAGTGATTGCCGATAGACGTCGAGCCGCTCCCGCCGTTCTTCGCTGCTGCCGGGGCCGTCGCCGATGTCGTCCGCAATGCGACAAAAAGCATACAGCGCGTACATCGCGCGACGTTTTGCTTTTGGCAACAGCCACAACGGATAGTAAAAGCTCGAACCGGCGCGGCGCGTCACGTTACGGCAATAAGCGTAGCTGGCGGCAAGCGTGGCTGGGGCTTCAATGGGCGACATGGCGCAGCTTCTCGGGCGCTAAACCTTCGTATTGAACGCCGCATCGAGGAACAGCCTGGCTGTGCGCCATTTGCTCAACGTGGGTCGGCATTGCCACACGTTGTATCGCTCTTCGCGAATGGCCGCCAGGATTGCCAGGCCGCCGCGGATGAACAGGCTCACGTCCATTCGCAACCAGCGCGGGACGAGATCCAGCAGCGGAAACCCGGCGCGAAGGAATTGCTCCGCGCGGGACACTTCGAATTCCATCAACTTGGCGAAGGCCGGGTTGCATTGCCGTCCGCGATAGGCGTCGTCCGTGTATCCGAAGCGTTCGCGATCGTCTCGCGGCAGATAGAAACGTCCCTGCGCGCAGTCTCGCGCCACGTCCTGCCAGAAATTCGCCAGTTGCAAGCCGGTGCAAATAGAATCGCTGAGTGCGCCGCGCTCCGCATCGTGGCAGCGGCCAAGGTGCAGGACGAGGCGGCCGACGGGGTTCGCTGAGTGTTGGCAGTATTCCAGCAACTGCGGAAAACTGTGGTACTCGCCGACCCACTGGTCCTGCCGGAAGGCCTTGAGCAGGTCCGCGAACGGTCCTTTCGGAATGGCGAACTCTTGGATGGTCGGTGTGAGCGCCACGAATACCGGGTGATGCGCGGTTGCTGCAAAGCACGCGTCGAGCTGTTGCTCCCACCAGTTCAACAAGAGAATGCTCTCGTCTGAGGAGCAAGTTTCATCCGCCAGGTCGTCCGCCCAGCGGCAATAAGCGTAGATGTGGTGGAAATGCGGCCGGAGCGCGCGGGGCAGCAACCAACTGGCGACGGTGAAATTCTCGTAGTGCGCCTGTGCCAATTGCCGACAATACGCGCTGGCCTCGGCGAAACCTGGCGCTGGGCTGGACGGCGCATCGGGACCGAAACGGGCAAGTTCCCGCGCGAAAGCGGCATTCGGCTGCCGCCGAACCGTCTCGTCGACGTTAAGCGAGTGGGCTATCATGCGGTTAGTAGACTATCGACTTGGTCCAGCGACGAAATTGCACGATGAAGATCCTTTTGGCCGGTCCGCGTGGTTTTTGTGCCGGCGTAAATATGGCGATTGAGAGCCTGGAGCTGGCCGTGCGGCTCTACGGCACGCCGTTGTACGTCTATCACGAGATCGTCCACAACCAGTATGTCGTGGAACGCTTCCGCCGCGAAGGCGTGGTGTTCGTCGACCATCTGCACGAAGTTCCGGTCGGCGCGACGTTGATGTACTCCGCCCACGGCGTCTCGCCCGAGGTGCGCGAGGCCTCCGCAGCGCGGGGCCTGCGGACGATCGACGCCACCTGCCCGTTGGTCACCAAAGTGCATCTCGAGGCGATCCGCTACGCCGAGTCGGGCTACACGATTCTGCTGATCGGCCACGCCGGGCATGACGAGGTGATCGGCACCATGGGCGAGGCGCCGAACTCGATGATTCTGGTGGAATCGCCCGAGGACGTCGACCGGCTCGAAGTGCCGAACCCCGGCAAGCTGGCGTATCTCACGCAAACGACGCTTTCGGTCGACGACGCGAACCGGATCATCGACCGGCTTCGCGAAAAATTCCCGCAGATCTCCAACCCGCCCAAGGACGACATCTGTTACGCCACGCAGAATCGCCAGGAAGCAGTGCGGCAGTTGAGCGAAGAAGCCAACGTCGTGCTGGTGTTGGGCAGCCAGAACAGCTCCAACAGTCAGCGTCTGGCGGAGTTGGCTCGAGAAAGCGGTCGCCGGGCTTACCTGATCGATGGCTCGCGCGATATTCAGCTCGATTGGTTCCAGCCGGACGACACGGTCCTGGTGACCGCAGGGGCCAGCGCGCCGGAGTTGGTTGTGGAGGACTGCGTGGAGTTCCTCCGCAAGCGCTTCAACGCGACGGTGGAATCACGCACGATCCGCGAGGAGGAAGTTCACTTCCCGCTGCCGCGCGAGTTGCGCGAGGTGGTGAAGGCCGGAGCGGGGTAGGGCGATCTAAACAAGCCATTTGCCCAGGAATAGAGTCCCAACGGGGCGGCACGTATTTGACGCGGATATCGTGTCGCCCCGTTGGGGCTATCTCATATCTATCGAATGTTTTCCAGGGGTTCGCACCCCTGGCTATTGTCGGCCGCCCCATTCGGGGCTAAATGTGACTTGAGTTTGAGTCATCAAAGTTATTCGAACTCCAGCACTCCGAACTTCTCGATCTCATGGAAATCCGGGCCCACGCGGGACCAGTCCCAGCTTTCCGCGTGGCCGGTGTCGTAGTCCATGCGGTAGAAGTTGGCGCGCCATTTTGCGCCGGGCTTCGGCGGCACGTTTTGCAACGGGTTGAGTAACTCGTAATTCACGAACATCGTCGCTTGCCAGCCCGTGATCGCAGCGCCGGACGTTTGCTCGCCCCCGTCGATCTGGACGACTTTCCTGATTTTGCGATCGCCCTCATAGTGCCAGGGACGCCAGCCGAGGAACTTGCCGTTGAAGTTTGGCACCACGATCGGCAACTCATAGCCCAGCGGCGAAATCTCGTACTCGAAGTAAATTGGGTGCGCTTCGTCGGGCCAGAGGAAGAACTCCATCACGTCCTCGAACCAGAGGTCGGCGAAATCCTCGCGGATCGTGGCCGTGAGATTTCGATCGTCCGCCCGCATGCGGATGTACAGCCCTTTGTCCGAGTAAAGCAGCTTGAACTCGGTCTTGAGCTTAGCGTCGGTATTTGCCCGCGCGGTGAGCGCGGTCCAAGCGACCTTTTCCCAGACGGCCTCGGAGTCCGCCGCCTCGATGTTGAAATCGTCGGCATGCGCGACGCGGACCGTCGGCCGTGCCGGCGCCGGGTCCGCGTCACGCCCGAAGAGAATGCGCTCGGCATTGCGGTGATAGATCTTTTCGAGCACTTCGTCCGGCAAAAAGACGCCGTGGACCATCCAGAAACCTTGCAGGTGATGGCTGGCGGCGACGTCGAAGTATTCATCGTCCGTTTCCAGGAAGCGGTAGTAAATCCGAAACGCCTCGCGTCGCGGCGTCGTGTCGGTGCCGAACATCACGCGGTCCTGGTACTTGATCAGAAACTTGCGCGTGGAATACGGCTGGCGACCAAGT contains:
- a CDS encoding Hsp20/alpha crystallin family protein, with product MNGRRVLSQPLGQLRDEVDRLFNDFMGGLSQFPTPSFASRRGFPALNVWETPDAVFVEAELPGLDAKDLDIAVVGRDLTLKGARQSAADEEVTYHRRERTVGDFTRHLKLPTEVNADAVEASLREGVLQIKLPKAEAARPRKIAIHAG
- a CDS encoding S8 family serine peptidase; its protein translation is MRNSNGEALPAGAARQSVVRQLAVLLGAFVLAGNGARTAFALDESVRRVHGDESRTRLGDGTGIIVGVIDSGMDVTHPALAGWDSLGQPRLVAEANFVRTEPSQSADDVFGHGTSVAGVILSSDNVFTGLAPDARFINSRVLDSHNTFQSSDWIINGIGFAVANGADVLNLSLNLSSANSHGNSRLDLVADWVAYELQVPVAACVGNISQAANGNTSPRTPGAAFNVLSVGRTTRNFGYEYGRVDTDSAHGPTSDGRSKPDLVAPGNAITTLNDDWEVLMSDADDYRSQSGCSFATPHVTGLIAQQLEYGGTNGLSVSPLVVRSTLLNSAEKVYGRLGNSWQTGRVPDGEAWRIAEPLDRDSGAGQIDGAMLADQYQAGQFAPGAVPEIGWDLNVITGESALDYALPDLFSAGNHVAATLTWARHVRRIDLNGNELVDAADSFAVSAVLDNLDLTLLRDGVPIVTSGSLVDNVEHLFWRLDEPGAYSLRVSRLIVEGSGDDEPFSLAWRTFTPLPVPGDTNGDNRVDIADLNNVRNNFGSMGFHVLGDTYPFDGRVGIEDLNAIRNDFGFAAPYAYVPEPGTMSLLAVSITIWLAFSKSVCLPNRKSR
- a CDS encoding HAD family phosphatase encodes the protein MPARTPRFLYFDLGNVLLHFDHALASRQMAAVAGVAPERIWEVVYETGLFLRRETRELSDEAYYELICQQIGCRPDSVALEHAGCDIFRSNLTMIPVISQLKAAGQRLGMLSNTCSAHFKFFASGRFQMIPEAFEVVVTSFDEGVMKPDRRIYEIAAARAGVSPEEIFFADDMPANVEGARAAGIDAVQYTDTPALLRDLRARGLRFND
- a CDS encoding hydrolase, whose protein sequence is MNPPDALPRSPELMSRHDTGLLVVDVQEKLIRLIPGHERIVFNIRRLLDGAKILGVPATGTEQYPQGLGPTVAELAGRLGKIPGKVAFSCGECPTALQEWSERGIRKLLVVGIETHVCIQQTVLDLIAAGYRVYVAVDAVGARGAIDHDTGLRRLELAGATLTTVEAALFEWCERAGSPEFKQISALVKEPLS
- a CDS encoding alanine--glyoxylate aminotransferase family protein yields the protein MSQLPLPLNPPVRTLMGPGPSAIHPRVLAALSAPTVGHLDPYYLQLMNEMQDMLRQVFRTENPLTMAVSATGSAGMESAVVNLIEPGDRMVVCVNGVFGARMADVAGRAGAQVTRIDRPWGQVFSPDDLKDTLAKAKPKVVGIVMAETSTGAWQPIPEIAKLVHDSGAMLIVDAVTALGGVPIEVDAWNIDVIYSGSQKCLSCPPGLAPISFNPRAMETILARKTKVQSWYLDVTMLAQYWGSERVYHHTAPINMTYGLHEALRLVLEEGLDASFARHALQHRALKAGLAAIGIRYAAQEGHQLPQLNAVFVPEGVNDAAVRNGLLNRFGIEIGGGLGDFKGKAWRIGLMGYGARSANVLLFLAALEQLLAEQGYKFDHGASIAAANAVYAG
- the hpnE gene encoding hydroxysqualene dehydroxylase HpnE; this translates as MNDSTLRVAIVGGGLAGLAAAVALLEAGCAVELFEARRQLGGRAASFEDGDAGQQVDYCQHVSMGCCTQLAHFCRTTQVDELFREDDTLHFIGPDGKRFDFSATAGLPAPLHLLPGLLRLDFLSFPDRLHAARLLMRLAAWEPGNGALEPTVAAWLAGNHASLELTRRFFATVLVSALGETLENAALGPARQVFLDGFMRSAAAWKLRVPRVPLREIFDARVGAWLCSRDVTIHRSVPIRQVRVEDKRFTALEFGDASPRVFDACVVAVPWRRLAQLLPAEIAAAWPALALAKELLPSPITSAHLWFDRPITELPHAVLIDRLCQWVFQHRSETVPDSAAPHNYVQVVISGSHELAQRSRDDVRRQILDDLHAVFPDSRTATLLESRLVTDPQAVFSVRPGSEKHRLPAITPIDGLYLAGDWTQTGWPATMEGAVRSGYLAAAAMLRAAGREPRPLIGDLPPSWLARLLFTFDRPNAARLPANKT
- a CDS encoding phytoene/squalene synthase family protein, coding for MSPIEAPATLAASYAYCRNVTRRAGSSFYYPLWLLPKAKRRAMYALYAFCRIADDIGDGPGSSEERRERLDVYRQSLRHGTPATPELPALFDTLDRYAIPRLRLEEILDGVAMDLTPKRYQTWTELQQYCYLVAGAVGLACLAIWGGDRPEAQSAAIRCGEAFQLTNILRDLREDAAQGRVYLPQDDLAAAGCTEQNLLAGALNDNLLRLVQSQTERAREAFVDAAALQRWLPDDSRAVYSAMWRTYRELLHEIERRQGDVFSRRIRLGRARRLWIAASALRNQPLMESLAQ
- the hpnC gene encoding squalene synthase HpnC, which encodes MIAHSLNVDETVRRQPNAAFARELARFGPDAPSSPAPGFAEASAYCRQLAQAHYENFTVASWLLPRALRPHFHHIYAYCRWADDLADETCSSDESILLLNWWEQQLDACFAATAHHPVFVALTPTIQEFAIPKGPFADLLKAFRQDQWVGEYHSFPQLLEYCQHSANPVGRLVLHLGRCHDAERGALSDSICTGLQLANFWQDVARDCAQGRFYLPRDDRERFGYTDDAYRGRQCNPAFAKLMEFEVSRAEQFLRAGFPLLDLVPRWLRMDVSLFIRGGLAILAAIREERYNVWQCRPTLSKWRTARLFLDAAFNTKV
- the ispH gene encoding 4-hydroxy-3-methylbut-2-enyl diphosphate reductase, translated to MKILLAGPRGFCAGVNMAIESLELAVRLYGTPLYVYHEIVHNQYVVERFRREGVVFVDHLHEVPVGATLMYSAHGVSPEVREASAARGLRTIDATCPLVTKVHLEAIRYAESGYTILLIGHAGHDEVIGTMGEAPNSMILVESPEDVDRLEVPNPGKLAYLTQTTLSVDDANRIIDRLREKFPQISNPPKDDICYATQNRQEAVRQLSEEANVVLVLGSQNSSNSQRLAELARESGRRAYLIDGSRDIQLDWFQPDDTVLVTAGASAPELVVEDCVEFLRKRFNATVESRTIREEEVHFPLPRELREVVKAGAG